The following proteins come from a genomic window of Methanosarcina sp. MTP4:
- the mtaA gene encoding methylcobamide:CoM methyltransferase MtaA, with product METNLRKNFLNALQGKTVDRVPALSVTQTGTVELMDLTGASWPEAHSDPEKMAALALAGHEIAGLEAVRYPYCLTVLAEAMGCEIRMGTKGIQPSVLSHPFSKSPEGLEVPEDLLERGRIPALLEATEILRARTGGEAGKEEVPLIAGMEGPSTVFSHIAGINDYLVWFMKKPDYVARFMEVCTDICIEYANALFEQGADVLCVPDGGLVATDLMPPKSLDLLKPSFTRLCEETRGPVILHICGDVERSLHSLSECGFDAISIEEKVSIKAAKAAIEDRARLIGNIAPSSTLLFGTPDDVKAEAKQCLSDGVDILAPGCGIAPMTPLANMRAIVEARDEWYEEKE from the coding sequence ATGGAAACGAATCTCAGGAAAAACTTTCTCAACGCCCTTCAGGGAAAAACTGTCGACAGGGTACCCGCCCTCTCAGTCACCCAGACCGGAACCGTCGAACTGATGGACCTGACCGGAGCCTCCTGGCCTGAAGCCCATTCAGACCCGGAAAAGATGGCAGCACTTGCCCTTGCAGGCCACGAGATCGCAGGGCTCGAAGCCGTACGCTACCCCTACTGCCTGACCGTGCTTGCCGAAGCCATGGGCTGCGAAATCCGTATGGGCACAAAAGGCATCCAGCCCTCAGTCCTTTCCCACCCCTTCTCGAAAAGCCCGGAAGGCCTTGAAGTCCCCGAAGACCTGCTCGAAAGGGGAAGAATCCCTGCCCTTCTGGAGGCAACCGAAATTCTGAGAGCCCGGACCGGAGGAGAAGCAGGAAAAGAAGAGGTTCCCCTGATAGCAGGCATGGAAGGCCCTTCAACCGTGTTTTCCCATATTGCGGGAATAAACGATTACCTTGTATGGTTCATGAAAAAACCCGATTACGTTGCCCGGTTCATGGAGGTCTGCACGGATATCTGTATCGAGTATGCAAATGCCCTTTTTGAGCAGGGGGCGGACGTACTTTGCGTACCCGACGGGGGGCTTGTGGCCACGGACCTGATGCCACCGAAGTCCCTGGACCTTTTGAAACCCAGCTTCACGCGCCTTTGCGAAGAAACCCGGGGGCCTGTAATCCTCCACATCTGCGGAGACGTTGAAAGGTCCCTCCATTCCCTCTCAGAATGCGGCTTCGACGCCATCAGCATCGAAGAAAAAGTCAGCATAAAAGCCGCAAAAGCCGCAATAGAAGACCGGGCAAGGTTAATCGGAAACATCGCCCCCTCCAGCACCCTCCTCTTCGGGACCCCCGACGATGTGAAAGCGGAAGCAAAACAGTGCCTCTCGGACGGCGTGGACATCCTCGCCCCTGGATGCGGAATAGCCCCTATGACCCCACTTGCGAATATGCGGGCGATTGTAGAAGCAAGGGACGAGTGGTATGAAGAGAAGGAGTGA
- a CDS encoding class I SAM-dependent methyltransferase, translating to MEKTGFSHQKHSNKQGNLTSRLPSFCPLAGERHFPQKIERINLDGFSKEVNQEELNQIRIRRIFEVYAGHLSSHEIIFFSRCQMKNTNEESLQAWEANADYWDSKMGDNSNYFHCHLVRPNTEKLLDIKYGDFVLDIACGNGNFSQRLAKNGAIVVAFDYSTKLIEHAKKRRSDVLDKVEFCVCDATDYNQLLKLKRKTPFNKAVSNMAIMDISDIEPLFKAVYDMLSDDGIFVFSTHHPCFTHPEGKYLTPCLHKGEALRGQPLLQNYYHRSLQKILNLAFNRGFVLDKFFEVADDDAEMPILMTVRLIKLQK from the coding sequence ATGGAAAAAACAGGGTTCAGCCATCAAAAGCACAGCAATAAACAGGGCAACCTTACTAGCCGCCTCCCGTCGTTTTGTCCCCTTGCTGGCGAGCGGCATTTCCCGCAAAAGATAGAAAGAATTAACTTAGATGGTTTCAGTAAGGAGGTTAATCAGGAAGAGCTGAATCAGATTCGTATAAGGCGAATATTTGAAGTTTACGCCGGTCATTTAAGCTCCCATGAAATTATATTTTTTTCGAGGTGCCAAATGAAAAACACAAACGAAGAAAGCTTACAGGCATGGGAAGCAAACGCTGACTATTGGGACAGCAAAATGGGCGATAACTCCAACTATTTTCATTGTCATCTTGTGCGTCCAAATACCGAAAAATTGCTGGATATTAAATACGGAGATTTTGTTTTAGATATTGCCTGTGGAAACGGCAACTTTTCGCAAAGACTTGCCAAAAACGGAGCTATAGTTGTTGCGTTTGATTACAGCACCAAATTGATTGAACACGCAAAAAAGCGCAGATCAGATGTTTTGGATAAGGTGGAGTTTTGTGTTTGCGATGCTACCGATTATAACCAGCTTCTTAAGTTGAAAAGAAAAACGCCGTTTAACAAAGCGGTATCCAATATGGCAATCATGGACATTTCAGATATCGAGCCATTGTTCAAAGCCGTATATGATATGTTATCCGATGACGGCATTTTCGTGTTCTCTACTCATCACCCGTGTTTTACGCATCCAGAAGGAAAATATCTTACTCCGTGCTTACATAAGGGCGAAGCTTTAAGAGGACAACCGCTTTTACAGAATTATTACCACAGGTCATTGCAAAAGATCTTAAACCTTGCATTTAACAGGGGTTTTGTGCTTGATAAATTTTTTGAAGTTGCAGATGATGATGCGGAAATGCCAATATTAATGACCGTTCGTTTGATAAAGTTACAAAAATAA
- a CDS encoding vWA domain-containing protein, protein MLFFSINSLDASGGTNIGASMSTANSHLINSGDSESVWMIILLTDGQGSYSDYYTQQAIANNITVYTIGLGSDVAPLCSPP, encoded by the coding sequence ATCCTGTTTTTTTCCATCAACAGCCTCGATGCCTCAGGCGGAACGAACATCGGCGCCAGCATGAGTACCGCAAACAGCCACCTGATCAATTCCGGGGATTCCGAAAGCGTCTGGATGATAATCCTGCTTACCGACGGCCAGGGTTCCTACAGCGATTACTATACCCAGCAGGCAATCGCCAACAACATCACCGTCTACACCATCGGCCTCGGCAGCGATGTGGCACCTCTCTGCTCACCACCATAG
- a CDS encoding cupin domain-containing protein, with amino-acid sequence MPLKTEYEKVEAYTTKDNSIIRELMHPAVHGNSKQSIAEATVPVGGETLLHKHTVAEEIYHITEGSGIITLGSEEFEVEVGGTICIPLGTPHRIRNTCEKELKILCCCAPAYSHEDTELLGS; translated from the coding sequence ATGCCGCTAAAAACCGAATACGAAAAAGTCGAAGCCTACACCACGAAAGACAACTCAATCATCCGCGAACTCATGCACCCTGCTGTCCACGGCAACTCAAAACAGAGTATCGCCGAAGCCACGGTGCCTGTCGGAGGGGAAACCCTGCTTCACAAACATACGGTGGCTGAAGAAATCTATCATATCACCGAAGGCAGCGGGATAATAACCCTCGGTTCGGAAGAATTCGAAGTCGAGGTAGGGGGCACAATCTGCATCCCGCTAGGGACCCCACACAGGATCAGGAATACATGTGAAAAGGAGCTGAAGATTCTCTGCTGCTGTGCGCCGGCTTATTCGCATGAGGATACGGAACTGCTGGGATCGTAA
- a CDS encoding tRNA (N(6)-L-threonylcarbamoyladenosine(37)-C(2))-methylthiotransferase, translating into MKVFLESFGCSASLASAEIMKATVERLGHELLESGSADEAEVYICNSCTVKYTTEQKILYKIRTMGEQGMEVIVSGCMPEVQLEDILHVNPEAHILGINAVSRLGDLLSTLESRKKTGIPAERLEIRTPDPVGFLSVPHKRSNPNIHICQISQGCNFACSYCIVRHARGKLRSFPPEAIVEDIRAAVAEGCREVWLTSQDDSQYGMDTGFKLPELLRLISEIPGDFKVRVGMMNPFSVLPILDDLVDAFDSDKIFKLLHIPIQSASHSVLKRMNRLHRMENVDIIITKFRDRFEDLSLFTDIIVGFCDESDEDFKETVTWVEKYCPEKVNISRYSPRPHTKAFSFRNLDSRISVQRSHTLHKVCEQIKLESKKEMLGWKGRVFVSKYTSIGDVLARTDSYRPVVISGSDLKPGQYAEVEITDATPGYFLGKLIR; encoded by the coding sequence ATGAAGGTATTTCTTGAAAGTTTTGGCTGTTCTGCAAGCCTGGCTTCGGCCGAGATCATGAAGGCAACTGTGGAGAGGCTTGGGCATGAGCTGCTGGAGTCAGGGTCGGCTGATGAGGCAGAGGTCTATATCTGCAATTCCTGTACGGTCAAGTACACCACCGAGCAGAAGATCCTCTATAAAATCAGGACCATGGGCGAGCAGGGCATGGAAGTCATCGTTTCCGGCTGCATGCCCGAGGTCCAGTTAGAAGACATTCTGCACGTCAACCCCGAGGCCCACATCCTGGGGATAAACGCGGTTTCCCGCCTTGGCGACCTGCTCTCTACCCTTGAATCAAGGAAAAAGACAGGAATCCCGGCAGAGAGGCTTGAAATCAGGACCCCCGATCCTGTCGGCTTTTTGAGCGTTCCCCACAAACGTTCCAACCCGAACATACACATCTGCCAGATCTCCCAGGGCTGTAATTTTGCCTGTTCTTACTGCATAGTCCGGCATGCCCGGGGAAAGCTCCGGTCCTTCCCGCCGGAAGCCATAGTCGAAGATATCCGCGCAGCCGTTGCCGAAGGCTGCCGGGAAGTCTGGCTCACCTCCCAGGACGACAGCCAGTACGGCATGGACACCGGGTTCAAGCTTCCCGAACTCCTCCGGTTGATCTCGGAAATCCCCGGCGACTTCAAGGTCAGGGTAGGCATGATGAACCCTTTTTCCGTCCTCCCGATCCTCGACGACCTGGTGGACGCCTTTGATTCCGACAAAATCTTCAAACTTCTCCACATCCCAATTCAGTCCGCTTCTCACTCCGTGCTCAAGCGCATGAACCGCCTGCACAGGATGGAAAACGTGGACATCATCATCACGAAATTCCGGGACCGTTTCGAAGACCTTTCCCTTTTCACCGACATCATCGTTGGTTTCTGTGACGAAAGTGACGAGGACTTCAAGGAAACCGTAACCTGGGTGGAAAAATACTGCCCCGAAAAAGTCAATATTTCCCGTTATTCCCCCCGCCCCCACACGAAAGCTTTCTCTTTCCGGAACCTTGATTCCAGGATTTCCGTGCAGCGTTCCCATACCCTTCACAAAGTCTGCGAGCAGATCAAGCTCGAGTCCAAAAAGGAAATGCTTGGCTGGAAAGGCAGGGTTTTTGTCTCGAAATACACGAGTATCGGGGACGTTCTCGCCCGCACGGACTCGTACAGGCCCGTGGTTATCAGCGGCTCGGACCTTAAACCCGGACAGTACGCTGAGGTGGAGATCACGGACGCGACCCCGGGGTATTTCCTGGGGAAACTGATCAGGTGA
- the glpX gene encoding class II fructose-bisphosphatase encodes MPHPKTVEEMIECAGPIECELLPRLVQVTEAAAIAAAYQMGRGDKHFADQVAVASMRRMLNKLDMKGMIKIGEGERDEAPMLYIGEELGTGKGNLEVDIAVDPLEGTNLTADGAPGSVAVMAMAERGGIFHGPDIYIDKIVVGPDVVNYEKEHPGENIDLDAPVSHNLEIVAKALGRSIDELVVVILDRPRHAQKITELREAGARVKLVSDGDLMPGVATAVRGSGIHVVMGAGGSGEAVLTAAAIKVLGGKILGRLVLPTVANGKAKEKIDEEIEEKLPRLEKMGITLESLNEILDTDKLVPGKDVIFSATAVTPGHFLREVNLFGGGDARVHTISMGASGVVKFTDSIYIKDKQETPLYL; translated from the coding sequence ATGCCTCATCCGAAAACTGTAGAAGAAATGATTGAGTGTGCTGGCCCTATTGAGTGTGAGTTACTGCCGAGGCTCGTCCAGGTGACGGAAGCCGCTGCCATTGCCGCAGCCTACCAGATGGGGCGCGGAGACAAGCATTTTGCCGACCAGGTGGCGGTCGCATCCATGCGGAGGATGCTGAACAAGCTTGACATGAAGGGCATGATCAAGATAGGGGAAGGAGAAAGGGACGAAGCCCCCATGCTCTACATAGGGGAAGAATTGGGGACAGGCAAGGGAAATCTCGAAGTGGACATTGCCGTCGACCCCCTGGAAGGGACTAACCTTACTGCGGACGGGGCTCCGGGTTCCGTTGCTGTCATGGCAATGGCAGAAAGGGGCGGGATTTTCCATGGCCCGGATATCTACATAGACAAAATCGTTGTAGGGCCTGATGTGGTAAATTATGAAAAAGAGCATCCCGGTGAAAATATCGATCTGGACGCCCCTGTCAGCCACAACCTTGAGATCGTTGCAAAAGCTCTCGGGAGGAGCATCGACGAGCTCGTGGTCGTAATCCTTGACCGTCCCCGGCACGCCCAGAAGATCACGGAGCTCCGGGAAGCCGGAGCCAGGGTGAAGCTTGTTTCGGACGGAGACCTGATGCCCGGGGTTGCAACCGCAGTCCGCGGCTCGGGTATCCACGTTGTCATGGGCGCAGGCGGCTCGGGTGAAGCCGTGCTCACGGCAGCCGCAATCAAGGTCCTGGGCGGAAAGATCCTTGGAAGGCTTGTCCTGCCCACGGTTGCAAACGGCAAAGCCAAAGAAAAGATCGATGAGGAAATTGAAGAAAAGCTCCCAAGGCTTGAGAAGATGGGCATAACCCTCGAAAGCCTTAACGAAATCCTGGACACGGATAAGCTGGTCCCTGGCAAAGACGTTATCTTTTCCGCAACAGCCGTCACTCCCGGCCACTTCCTGCGTGAAGTCAACCTCTTCGGCGGCGGGGATGCCAGGGTGCACACGATTTCCATGGGCGCTTCCGGAGTTGTCAAGTTCACCGACAGTATCTACATAAAGGACAAGCAGGAGACTCCGCTCTACCTGTAA
- a CDS encoding type 1 glutamine amidotransferase, which yields MKIHCLQHIETETLGNITTWIEEKNHELTKTLLYEEGHTFPDPGDIDLLLIMGGTMSVYQEEEHPWLRPEKDFVRKTIEAGKPILGSCFGAQMLAEVLGGKVSRNRFKEIGWHRVRSTVNEKGNEHFTEDCPPISELPADMPPKFTAFMWHGDTFEIPAGAARLFESEACPNQGFIYSGNVLGLQFHPEADEQWIKNLIEDSGHEIVEGKYIRTEEEMLGQEEFLEGSRALAFAVMDWFEKKSVKSNAGKTPGIKALTE from the coding sequence ATGAAAATTCACTGCCTCCAGCACATTGAAACCGAGACACTTGGAAACATTACAACCTGGATAGAAGAAAAAAACCATGAGCTCACTAAAACCCTGCTTTACGAAGAAGGGCACACATTCCCGGACCCCGGAGATATCGACCTGCTTCTGATAATGGGCGGCACCATGAGTGTTTACCAGGAAGAAGAACATCCCTGGTTAAGGCCAGAAAAGGATTTTGTCAGGAAAACAATCGAAGCAGGCAAACCCATACTGGGGAGCTGTTTCGGCGCTCAGATGCTTGCGGAAGTCCTGGGCGGGAAAGTCAGTAGAAACCGGTTCAAGGAAATCGGCTGGCACAGGGTCAGATCCACTGTGAACGAAAAAGGAAATGAACATTTTACTGAAGACTGCCCTCCTATTTCAGAGCTTCCTGCAGACATGCCCCCGAAATTTACCGCCTTCATGTGGCATGGAGATACTTTTGAAATCCCGGCAGGAGCAGCCAGGCTCTTCGAAAGCGAGGCCTGCCCGAACCAGGGCTTCATCTACAGTGGGAATGTGCTTGGCCTGCAGTTCCATCCGGAAGCTGACGAGCAGTGGATAAAAAACCTGATCGAAGATTCAGGACACGAGATCGTGGAAGGAAAATACATCCGGACTGAAGAGGAGATGCTCGGACAGGAGGAATTCCTTGAAGGCTCCAGGGCCCTGGCTTTTGCAGTGATGGACTGGTTCGAGAAAAAGAGTGTAAAATCCAACGCCGGGAAAACCCCGGGAATAAAAGCCCTCACAGAATAA
- the cgi121 gene encoding KEOPS complex subunit Cgi121, producing MQKEIQVICGTVQIPSLREFLKTMNTVSSAHGVIIQGLNAELLAGERHLHFAVGKALRAVAAGTNVAKDPGVEIMRYAAGERQIEKSFAIGLHEGKNRAAFVLLGKRENLLLAFSEIQKIIDEKPCSEMLAYSDAKREGVLALFGITDAEIEAAGEDKIPELVLERVALADLLK from the coding sequence ATGCAAAAGGAAATCCAGGTCATCTGCGGGACAGTGCAGATCCCTTCCCTTCGGGAATTCCTGAAAACAATGAACACCGTCTCCTCTGCCCATGGGGTTATCATCCAGGGCCTGAATGCGGAATTGCTTGCAGGGGAGAGGCATCTTCATTTTGCGGTCGGAAAGGCTCTTCGGGCAGTGGCTGCGGGAACTAATGTGGCAAAGGACCCGGGAGTCGAGATCATGCGTTATGCAGCCGGGGAAAGGCAGATCGAAAAGAGTTTTGCAATTGGGCTGCATGAAGGAAAAAACAGAGCTGCATTCGTGCTGCTCGGGAAAAGGGAAAACTTGCTTTTGGCTTTTTCTGAAATTCAGAAGATAATCGATGAAAAGCCGTGTTCCGAAATGCTCGCCTACTCCGATGCCAAAAGGGAAGGGGTCCTTGCCCTGTTCGGGATTACGGACGCGGAAATCGAAGCCGCCGGGGAAGATAAAATCCCTGAGCTTGTGCTTGAAAGGGTGGCCCTGGCAGACCTGTTGAAATGA
- a CDS encoding cytochrome B produces MVGRNMDEKSVSAGNSGSSGNPDPGSPGESLVVERYTRMERVTHLIHLLSMLVLVVTGLKIYLGWDFMDFDKARGLHMIAVPFFLAANWILVPYNVFSCRGEVCALNDRLSHFIESYIFGPEDAERLKGIILNFFGKGEYPAFTVYDAQEEHYVTKLHPLLKLLILFESSAILLIAATGIVLYNLNWSLLGLPIAQWIISIAGIFAPYLDVSALGLIRIGHLVATYWFLFEFVIHVGILELDPKVWKYYKSIFWSGKEDLSDRNFVEVINKK; encoded by the coding sequence ATGGTGGGGAGAAATATGGACGAAAAATCCGTTAGTGCTGGAAATTCCGGTAGTTCCGGAAATCCCGATCCCGGAAGTCCCGGGGAAAGCCTGGTTGTAGAACGTTATACGCGGATGGAACGGGTCACACACCTGATTCACCTGCTTTCCATGCTGGTCCTCGTTGTTACCGGGCTTAAGATTTATCTAGGCTGGGACTTCATGGATTTCGATAAAGCCCGCGGGCTGCATATGATTGCAGTTCCTTTCTTCCTGGCAGCGAACTGGATCCTTGTTCCTTACAATGTTTTTTCGTGCAGGGGAGAGGTCTGCGCCCTGAACGACAGGTTGAGCCATTTTATCGAAAGTTACATCTTCGGGCCCGAGGATGCCGAACGCCTGAAAGGCATCATACTCAATTTTTTCGGCAAAGGGGAGTATCCGGCATTTACGGTTTATGATGCTCAGGAGGAACATTACGTTACGAAACTTCACCCGCTGCTCAAGCTCCTGATCCTCTTCGAAAGCTCTGCAATTCTTCTAATCGCCGCCACGGGAATCGTTCTCTACAACCTTAACTGGTCCCTCCTCGGGCTTCCTATAGCTCAGTGGATCATCTCGATTGCCGGGATCTTTGCCCCTTACCTGGACGTTTCGGCTCTGGGCCTGATCCGTATCGGGCACCTGGTCGCAACCTACTGGTTCCTGTTTGAATTCGTGATCCATGTGGGAATCCTTGAACTCGATCCCAAAGTCTGGAAGTACTATAAGTCAATCTTCTGGTCAGGGAAAGAGGACCTTTCGGACAGGAATTTTGTTGAAGTGATCAATAAGAAGTGA
- a CDS encoding nickel-dependent hydrogenase large subunit encodes MVKVTVDQLTRIEGHYRIDTQVNEEGVITEAQSMGLMLRGFERFLQHQDPRDAALLTQRICGVCPTSHSLAATNALDQLFGVEDAVPKDALVVRNIHQGLNTIASNTTHIYVLWGTDLANPAYRDLFGNFGDTGKAVWDELLRRFAPISYRLNGVDIPVGVSYAAAIREKRRLHEAISLLGAKMPHSVLAHVGGVTYGPTLADIGQLASYYWQVMDFVENFALGVSPETWIENTRFASSPQKAVNFVVERLQELTAASLVSKDFSHAAGWGDVPLLAAFGSELIGEEVLGLPASMKLDRTGGYSNPDTIGYLSYGVFFKPEDGDGYDPTSPPGSRVISSGYMDGNLKLHKFDHRKISESIAHSFYVDSEADRFPWEGVTEPEPEPDEIDYSRGTESRYSWIKAPNYDGMPCELGPLSRMLIMEDPLIIGLAQLFRENGYPAINTYIRMLARAQELLVVASELLKWVTVDLDPGGKFAVPTDLSMAKDSEGMGLWEAPRGALGHWVATGPDSRVTLYQAVVPSTWNLAPRNTAGVPGPVEQALLGNRISAAENALGVDYTNPVGIFHTARSFDPCLACAIHTIDLTGKEKERVRVI; translated from the coding sequence ATGGTCAAAGTTACGGTTGATCAGCTTACCCGGATTGAAGGGCATTACAGGATCGACACCCAGGTCAACGAGGAAGGGGTGATTACGGAAGCCCAGAGCATGGGGCTTATGCTCAGGGGGTTTGAACGTTTCCTCCAGCACCAGGACCCCCGGGATGCTGCCCTTCTTACCCAGAGGATCTGCGGGGTCTGCCCGACTTCCCACTCCCTTGCAGCGACAAATGCCCTTGACCAGCTCTTCGGAGTGGAGGACGCCGTTCCCAAGGATGCCCTTGTGGTACGCAATATCCACCAGGGCTTGAACACGATTGCCAGCAACACGACTCACATCTACGTGCTCTGGGGAACAGACCTTGCAAATCCGGCCTACAGGGATTTGTTTGGAAACTTTGGGGATACGGGTAAAGCCGTCTGGGACGAGCTGCTTCGGAGGTTTGCCCCGATTAGCTACAGGCTAAATGGCGTTGATATCCCTGTCGGGGTCAGTTATGCGGCTGCTATCCGGGAAAAGCGGCGGCTGCACGAAGCTATCTCTCTTCTCGGGGCAAAGATGCCCCATTCTGTCCTGGCGCATGTGGGGGGAGTGACCTACGGGCCCACCCTTGCGGACATCGGACAGCTTGCCTCTTACTACTGGCAGGTAATGGATTTTGTTGAGAATTTTGCCCTGGGCGTTTCCCCCGAGACCTGGATCGAAAACACCAGGTTTGCGAGTTCCCCCCAAAAAGCCGTAAACTTTGTGGTTGAGCGCCTGCAAGAACTTACTGCCGCCTCCCTGGTCTCGAAAGACTTTTCCCATGCCGCAGGCTGGGGGGACGTGCCTCTTCTTGCTGCTTTCGGCTCCGAACTGATAGGGGAGGAAGTTCTGGGGCTACCCGCAAGCATGAAACTTGACCGGACAGGGGGCTACAGCAACCCTGATACGATTGGCTATCTCTCCTACGGGGTTTTCTTCAAGCCCGAGGACGGGGACGGCTATGACCCTACCAGCCCTCCGGGTTCCAGGGTCATTTCTTCAGGTTACATGGACGGGAACCTCAAGCTGCATAAGTTCGACCACAGGAAAATTTCCGAAAGCATAGCCCATTCCTTTTATGTTGACTCCGAAGCCGACAGGTTCCCCTGGGAAGGAGTCACCGAACCTGAGCCCGAACCTGATGAAATTGATTACTCCAGGGGTACGGAAAGTCGCTATTCCTGGATAAAAGCACCTAATTACGATGGGATGCCCTGTGAACTCGGGCCCCTTTCCCGCATGCTCATCATGGAAGACCCGCTCATCATCGGACTTGCGCAGCTGTTCAGGGAAAACGGCTACCCTGCTATCAACACCTATATCCGTATGCTTGCCCGGGCACAGGAGCTCCTGGTTGTTGCATCCGAACTCCTTAAATGGGTGACCGTAGACCTTGACCCCGGCGGTAAGTTTGCCGTGCCCACCGACCTGTCTATGGCAAAGGACTCCGAAGGCATGGGGCTCTGGGAAGCGCCCAGGGGTGCCCTGGGCCACTGGGTTGCAACCGGCCCGGACTCCAGGGTAACGCTCTACCAGGCTGTGGTTCCGAGTACCTGGAACCTGGCCCCGCGCAACACTGCAGGCGTCCCCGGTCCCGTGGAACAGGCCCTCCTGGGGAACAGGATTTCGGCCGCCGAAAACGCCCTGGGTGTGGATTATACCAACCCTGTCGGCATTTTCCATACGGCTCGTTCCTTTGATCCCTGCCTCGCCTGTGCCATCCATACCATTGACCTTACCGGAAAGGAGAAAGAGAGGGTCAGGGTGATCTGA
- a CDS encoding hydrogenase small subunit: MGRGISPDRFKNLDFMKMGRRTFLKALGALGASLFLQTYRSDIVKALEFAETRIVWIHGGECTGCSESLLNGGEPDVLQAFDRLNIRLEYHELLLGQQGIYVDGEMANTSELNSEILFEEVIEEEGYILVVEGAIANGPKGTGKYMILGGKTYKDIFREAAENASLIVAVGQCATNGGVNSADSEIKDLMDFRGVAFTMEDGEKGMLQELGIEKPVININGCPPHPDWMLLTLGAVVLGKIKVPDDLPEVLDEWLRPKVFFPPDYVIHDNCPRRGFYDKGEFDTVVGGEKCLWKLGCKAPYTHADCAIRRWNGYHSLCPQSGSPCISCVSPGFPDSSRPFFQEIEDVGIAGTNIDTVAKVAIGASMLAVGAHAIRRVAVTEGKETEEAPGKEPEQAPGKEPEEVPGRKAGKDEGEDQ; the protein is encoded by the coding sequence ATGGGTAGAGGAATCTCTCCTGACCGATTCAAGAATCTTGATTTTATGAAGATGGGGCGACGAACGTTCCTGAAAGCCTTAGGGGCTCTGGGAGCGTCTCTGTTTTTGCAAACTTATCGAAGCGATATTGTTAAAGCCCTGGAATTCGCGGAAACCAGGATTGTCTGGATCCACGGTGGGGAGTGTACGGGTTGTTCCGAGTCCCTGTTAAATGGAGGTGAGCCTGATGTTTTGCAGGCTTTTGACCGCCTGAACATCCGACTTGAATATCACGAGCTCCTGCTCGGGCAGCAGGGGATTTACGTGGACGGGGAGATGGCAAATACTTCCGAACTTAATTCTGAAATTCTTTTTGAAGAAGTTATTGAAGAGGAAGGTTATATCCTGGTTGTGGAAGGGGCTATTGCCAATGGCCCGAAAGGCACGGGCAAGTACATGATTCTGGGGGGCAAGACCTATAAGGATATTTTCCGGGAGGCTGCTGAAAATGCTTCTTTAATCGTGGCAGTAGGGCAGTGTGCAACGAACGGGGGGGTTAACTCGGCGGACAGTGAGATCAAGGACCTTATGGACTTCCGCGGGGTTGCTTTTACCATGGAAGACGGGGAGAAAGGAATGCTGCAGGAACTGGGAATCGAAAAGCCCGTTATTAATATCAACGGTTGTCCTCCTCACCCGGACTGGATGCTCCTGACCCTGGGAGCGGTGGTGCTGGGGAAGATCAAAGTTCCCGACGACCTCCCTGAGGTTCTGGATGAATGGCTGCGTCCGAAAGTCTTTTTCCCTCCTGATTATGTCATCCACGATAACTGCCCTAGAAGGGGGTTCTACGACAAAGGAGAGTTTGATACCGTCGTAGGCGGGGAGAAATGTCTCTGGAAACTCGGGTGCAAGGCTCCATATACCCATGCGGACTGTGCCATACGCCGCTGGAATGGCTACCACAGCCTCTGCCCTCAGTCAGGGTCCCCGTGTATCTCCTGTGTATCTCCGGGTTTCCCTGATAGTTCACGCCCCTTTTTCCAGGAAATTGAGGACGTGGGGATTGCAGGCACAAATATTGATACCGTTGCGAAAGTGGCTATCGGGGCTTCCATGCTTGCGGTAGGAGCCCATGCTATCCGGAGAGTCGCCGTGACTGAAGGAAAAGAGACCGAGGAAGCTCCAGGTAAAGAGCCGGAGCAAGCGCCGGGCAAAGAACCGGAGGAAGTTCCAGGTAGAAAAGCGGGCAAAGATGAAGGAGAGGATCAGTAA